One Methanocaldococcus infernus ME DNA segment encodes these proteins:
- a CDS encoding PIN domain-containing protein: MKVVLDASAVIHGFNPLNYEECYITPKVYEEVKENRIFLDQAISLGKLKILEPKKESIEKVRNLANKVGELLSEADIEVLALAYELKALILTDDYGIQNIAKRLNIKHKGIYYDKTNKIIVWRKVCLGCKKSYPISYEYDECEVCGSPLKRKAVNVKREGK, encoded by the coding sequence ATGAAAGTAGTTTTAGATGCCTCAGCTGTTATCCATGGTTTTAATCCTCTAAATTATGAAGAGTGCTATATAACCCCAAAAGTTTATGAAGAGGTTAAAGAGAACAGAATTTTTTTAGATCAGGCCATATCCTTAGGAAAGTTAAAAATTTTAGAGCCTAAAAAGGAGAGTATAGAGAAAGTAAGAAATTTGGCTAACAAGGTTGGAGAACTCTTATCTGAAGCTGATATAGAGGTTTTAGCTTTAGCTTATGAGCTAAAGGCTTTAATTTTAACTGATGACTATGGAATTCAGAATATAGCCAAAAGATTAAATATTAAGCATAAAGGAATATACTATGATAAAACAAATAAAATTATTGTCTGGAGAAAGGTTTGTTTAGGCTGTAAAAAAAGTTATCCAATTAGCTATGAGTATGATGAGTGTGAAGTTTGTGGAAGCCCACTAAAGAGAAAGGCTGTTAATGTTAAGAGGGAGGGGAAATAA
- a CDS encoding class I SAM-dependent rRNA methyltransferase, which translates to MIEIDKRAYQSIKNFSRIIYRKVIKNKEELPEHEDIIELYYNGKFVAKAIYNPKSVIIKILTTEREEIDYNFFYKRIERAKYYREEVLNYKDVYRWIYAEADSLPNIIFDKYNELGALQLMSKLIERRYLKDLVNAFFDLSNLESIYVKKGKKGEKIKERVFGNKEKKETIIKEGEAKFIVNVKGHKTGFFLDQRENRLALEKFIKPGDRVLDVFCYTGGFSVHAAIRGAYVTGIDLSKKALSVAEQNMEINNIPKDRYEFIEGNAFEILTDLADRGEKYDVVILDPPAFTRDEDDIKRALKAYSTINYLGIKLAKRIFVTCSCSHHIDKEMFKRVVFSSAFRAKKNMFLIEYRGQAPDHPIDIANKNLEYLKCIFFYVKN; encoded by the coding sequence ATGATAGAGATAGATAAAAGAGCTTACCAATCTATTAAGAATTTCTCAAGGATAATTTATAGAAAGGTTATAAAGAATAAAGAAGAGTTGCCTGAGCATGAAGATATTATAGAGCTATACTACAATGGTAAGTTTGTGGCTAAAGCTATCTATAACCCTAAATCTGTAATTATAAAGATTTTAACAACTGAAAGAGAAGAGATAGATTATAACTTTTTTTATAAAAGGATTGAGAGGGCTAAGTATTACAGGGAAGAGGTCTTAAACTATAAAGATGTGTATAGATGGATCTATGCTGAAGCTGATTCTCTACCAAATATAATTTTTGATAAATATAATGAGCTTGGAGCCTTGCAACTTATGTCAAAGCTTATAGAGAGGAGATATCTTAAAGATCTTGTCAATGCTTTTTTTGATCTCTCAAACTTAGAAAGTATCTATGTAAAAAAGGGAAAGAAAGGAGAAAAAATTAAAGAGAGGGTTTTTGGAAATAAGGAGAAGAAGGAAACTATAATTAAAGAAGGGGAGGCTAAGTTTATTGTCAATGTTAAAGGTCATAAAACAGGCTTCTTCTTAGACCAGAGGGAGAATAGATTAGCATTAGAGAAATTCATTAAGCCAGGAGATAGGGTTTTAGATGTCTTCTGCTACACTGGTGGATTCTCTGTCCATGCAGCTATAAGAGGAGCTTACGTTACTGGAATAGATCTGTCTAAGAAAGCTCTAAGCGTAGCTGAACAAAATATGGAAATTAATAATATCCCTAAGGATAGATATGAATTTATTGAAGGAAATGCCTTTGAGATTTTAACAGATCTTGCCGATAGAGGAGAGAAGTATGATGTTGTTATCTTAGATCCACCAGCCTTTACAAGGGATGAGGATGATATAAAAAGAGCTTTAAAGGCATATTCAACCATAAACTACTTAGGGATAAAGTTGGCTAAAAGAATATTTGTTACTTGCTCTTGCTCTCATCATATTGATAAGGAGATGTTTAAGAGAGTTGTCTTTTCTTCAGCATTTAGGGCTAAGAAAAATATGTTTTTAATAGAGTATAGAGGACAAGCTCCAGATCATCCTATAGACATAGCCAACAAAAATTTAGAGTATTTAAAGTGTATCTTCTTTTATGTTAAAAACTAA
- a CDS encoding 60S ribosomal export protein NMD3, which produces MKGMCYRCGAIDELIDGLCPLCYKQLNPLIEIPDRVEIEVCHMCGSYKRKTWQTPKGESPEEIVEEIVRWAVRDNLEVKGDVEIEVLPYISQLPGGKRSKLIVPVKIIAKGKLPGEKEEREEERDIEVHLKMVQCPRCSRFMSNYYEATLQVRAMNRYLTEEEKEEIDKFVREELYRRLKKDRMAFISKFIPQKEGLDYQLGSVGAARSVAQRIKQKYGGKITESATLVGVDSEGNELYRVTVSVKIPEYRVGDVVEYKDKYHVVSAITENKVYMKTLDEKREKVGVSWHIAEKETKLISKREDLSSATVISTIPKLMVMDDRSYEIYEFDTNLDVKEGDKIKILKKDERIYLVGKDDRDR; this is translated from the coding sequence ATGAAGGGTATGTGTTATAGATGTGGAGCTATTGATGAGTTGATAGATGGCTTATGCCCTCTTTGCTATAAACAACTAAATCCATTAATTGAAATTCCTGATAGAGTGGAGATAGAAGTTTGCCACATGTGTGGCTCTTACAAGAGGAAGACTTGGCAAACTCCTAAGGGAGAGAGTCCAGAGGAAATAGTTGAGGAAATTGTCAGATGGGCAGTTAGGGATAACTTAGAAGTTAAGGGAGATGTTGAAATAGAAGTTCTTCCTTACATCTCTCAACTTCCTGGAGGGAAGAGGAGTAAGTTAATTGTTCCAGTTAAGATTATTGCTAAGGGTAAGTTGCCAGGAGAGAAGGAAGAGAGGGAAGAAGAGAGAGATATAGAGGTTCATTTAAAGATGGTTCAGTGTCCAAGATGCTCAAGGTTCATGTCTAATTATTATGAAGCTACCCTACAAGTAAGGGCTATGAATAGATACTTAACTGAGGAAGAAAAGGAAGAGATTGATAAGTTTGTTAGGGAAGAACTATATAGAAGGCTGAAGAAGGATAGAATGGCATTTATATCCAAATTTATCCCTCAAAAGGAAGGGCTTGACTATCAACTTGGCTCTGTTGGAGCAGCGAGATCAGTGGCTCAGAGGATAAAGCAGAAGTATGGAGGGAAGATAACAGAGAGTGCCACTCTTGTAGGAGTAGATAGTGAAGGAAATGAGTTATATAGAGTAACTGTCTCTGTAAAGATTCCTGAGTATAGGGTTGGAGATGTAGTGGAATATAAAGATAAGTATCATGTGGTTTCAGCCATAACAGAGAATAAGGTTTATATGAAAACCTTGGATGAGAAGAGGGAGAAGGTTGGAGTATCTTGGCACATAGCTGAAAAGGAAACAAAGTTAATTAGTAAAAGGGAAGATCTTAGCTCAGCTACAGTAATCTCAACCATCCCTAAGTTGATGGTGATGGATGATAGGAGCTATGAAATTTATGAGTTTGACACTAACTTAGATGTAAAAGAGGGAGACAAAATTAAAATCTTAAAGAAAGATGAGAGAATTTACTTAGTGGGAAAGGATGATAGAGATAGATAA
- a CDS encoding EMC3/TMCO1 family protein, whose amino-acid sequence MFESILNFIDSLVLPIVKNYPPAIGILIFSLGVSLISNIATKLLVDQERVRELKEEIKKFQKKYKLATKDPEALKKLQEEQEKMMALNAELMRLSFKPMIYTFVPIILIFIYMKHLYGFNGLYHQLYPDWNGVVVYLPIIISKIMLLDFWHWLGSVFYHGGFKVVPNALGWLGWYIMSSMVCSTILRKILGIK is encoded by the coding sequence ATGTTTGAATCAATTTTAAATTTTATTGATTCCTTAGTATTGCCTATAGTTAAGAACTATCCCCCAGCTATAGGCATCTTAATCTTCTCCCTGGGAGTGTCTTTAATCTCTAACATAGCTACTAAACTACTGGTTGATCAGGAGAGGGTTAGAGAGTTAAAAGAAGAGATAAAGAAGTTTCAGAAAAAGTATAAATTAGCTACAAAAGATCCAGAGGCTTTAAAGAAGTTGCAGGAAGAGCAAGAGAAGATGATGGCTTTAAATGCTGAGCTAATGAGGTTAAGCTTTAAACCTATGATCTACACCTTTGTCCCAATCATCTTAATTTTTATCTATATGAAGCATCTTTATGGCTTTAATGGTTTGTATCATCAACTCTATCCTGACTGGAATGGAGTTGTAGTCTATCTTCCAATAATAATAAGTAAGATTATGCTCCTTGACTTCTGGCATTGGCTTGGCTCTGTCTTTTACCATGGTGGCTTTAAAGTTGTGCCAAATGCCTTAGGATGGTTGGGATGGTATATAATGAGCTCTATGGTTTGCTCAACCATCCTAAGGAAGATCTTGGGGATAAAATAA
- a CDS encoding adenylate kinase, whose amino-acid sequence MLVVVVGVPGVGSTTVTNKAVEKLREEGINYKIVNFGTVMLEIAKEEGLVENRDQLRKLPPEKQKEIQRLAGKRIAEMAKEEDIIVDTHSTIKTPKGYLPGLPIWVLEELKPDIIVLVEADSNEVLMRRLKDETRQRDFESTEDIDEHLFMNRAAAITYAVLTGATVKIIKNRDDLLDKAVEEMVKVLKG is encoded by the coding sequence ATGTTAGTTGTAGTTGTTGGAGTTCCTGGAGTTGGTTCTACAACAGTAACTAATAAAGCTGTTGAGAAGTTAAGAGAGGAGGGAATAAATTATAAGATAGTGAATTTTGGAACTGTCATGTTGGAGATAGCCAAAGAAGAAGGGTTAGTGGAAAATAGAGACCAGCTAAGAAAGTTACCTCCAGAGAAACAGAAGGAGATTCAAAGATTAGCTGGAAAGAGAATAGCTGAGATGGCTAAGGAAGAGGATATAATAGTTGATACCCACAGTACAATAAAGACACCTAAAGGTTACCTTCCTGGCTTACCAATTTGGGTTTTAGAGGAGTTGAAGCCAGATATTATAGTGTTGGTTGAAGCTGACAGTAATGAAGTATTAATGAGAAGGCTAAAGGATGAGACAAGACAGAGAGATTTTGAAAGCACTGAAGATATAGATGAGCATCTCTTCATGAATAGAGCAGCAGCTATAACCTATGCTGTACTAACAGGAGCTACAGTTAAGATAATTAAAAATAGAGATGATCTCTTAGATAAAGCTGTTGAGGAAATGGTTAAAGTCTTAAAAGGTTGA
- the eno gene encoding phosphopyruvate hydratase, with amino-acid sequence MDERFEIKDLIAREVIDSRGNPTVEVEVITKGKGYGRAIVPSGASTGTHEALELRDKEKRFGGKGVLLAVENINSIIKPEIVGYDSRMQREIDYIMIELDGTPNKSKLGANAILAVSLAVAKAAADTAKVPLYKYLGGANSYVMPVPMMNIINGGKHAGNDLDIQEFMIMPIGASTVREAIRIGSEVYHTLKNTIIEKYGKSAINVGDEGGFAPPLKKAEEALDLLMESIKRAGYEDEIVLALDCAASEFYRDGYYYIEGKKLSREELLNYYKELVERYPIVSIEDPFHEEDFEGFSMITKELDIQIVGDDLFVTNVERLKEGIKKKAANALLLKVNQIGTLSEAIDAANLAFRNGYSVIVSHRSGETEDTTIADLAVALNTGQIKTGAPARGERVAKYNQLIRIEEELGLSKYAGRNFRNPFF; translated from the coding sequence ATTGATGAGAGATTTGAAATTAAAGATTTAATAGCAAGAGAAGTTATAGATTCTAGAGGAAACCCTACAGTTGAGGTTGAAGTAATAACAAAGGGAAAGGGTTATGGAAGAGCAATAGTGCCAAGTGGAGCCTCAACAGGAACACATGAGGCTTTAGAGTTAAGGGATAAAGAAAAGAGATTTGGAGGAAAAGGGGTTTTGTTAGCTGTTGAGAATATAAATTCAATTATAAAGCCTGAGATTGTTGGTTATGACTCAAGAATGCAGAGAGAGATAGACTATATTATGATTGAGTTGGATGGAACTCCAAACAAGTCCAAGTTAGGGGCTAATGCCATCTTAGCAGTTTCCTTAGCTGTTGCTAAAGCAGCTGCTGACACAGCTAAGGTTCCACTCTATAAATACTTAGGTGGAGCTAACAGTTATGTCATGCCTGTCCCTATGATGAATATTATCAATGGAGGAAAGCATGCAGGGAATGATTTAGATATTCAAGAGTTTATGATTATGCCAATTGGAGCAAGTACTGTAAGAGAAGCTATAAGGATAGGCTCTGAGGTTTATCACACTTTGAAGAATACAATTATAGAAAAGTATGGAAAATCAGCTATAAATGTTGGAGATGAGGGAGGCTTTGCCCCTCCATTAAAGAAGGCTGAGGAAGCTTTAGATCTATTAATGGAAAGTATTAAAAGAGCTGGATATGAGGATGAGATAGTCTTAGCCTTAGACTGTGCTGCTTCAGAATTTTATAGAGATGGTTACTATTACATAGAAGGGAAAAAGCTAAGTAGAGAAGAGCTTTTAAATTACTATAAAGAGTTGGTTGAGAGATATCCTATAGTCTCTATTGAAGACCCATTCCATGAGGAAGACTTTGAAGGCTTCTCAATGATTACTAAAGAATTAGATATACAAATTGTTGGTGACGACCTCTTTGTTACCAATGTTGAAAGACTAAAGGAAGGAATTAAGAAAAAAGCGGCTAATGCCTTATTATTAAAGGTTAATCAAATAGGAACCCTAAGTGAAGCTATAGATGCTGCTAACTTGGCATTTAGAAATGGTTACTCAGTGATAGTTTCACATAGAAGTGGAGAGACTGAAGATACAACAATAGCAGACTTAGCAGTGGCTTTAAACACTGGCCAAATAAAAACAGGAGCTCCTGCAAGAGGGGAGAGGGTAGCTAAGTATAACCAACTAATAAGGATAGAGGAAGAGCTTGGCTTATCTAAATATGCTGGAAGAAACTTTAGAAATCCATTCTTCTAA
- a CDS encoding DUF4352 domain-containing protein produces the protein MALGLRTMVMLSVTIIVLGIVFISFLKITDKVLGHSGLSDQDISKGKEIAELSLNQIATYGNISIKIVDLFKAKKVIGNMGRKEGDKNETFLFIKVRIDNHGDLPYQISNLDFELKDENNKTYDPEVNVLDIPDALVLTAVQPHRKIEGYLIFKIPENLEKCKLVYKLNKVEGYVFVRKEIQWNINLTDVKELDEYSVIRK, from the coding sequence ATGGCTTTAGGTTTAAGAACTATGGTTATGCTGTCAGTAACAATTATAGTTTTGGGAATAGTTTTTATTAGCTTTTTAAAGATAACTGATAAAGTCTTAGGACACTCTGGATTAAGTGATCAAGACATCAGTAAAGGAAAAGAGATAGCTGAACTCTCTTTAAATCAGATTGCTACTTATGGAAATATTTCAATAAAAATAGTTGATCTCTTTAAAGCTAAAAAAGTTATTGGTAATATGGGAAGAAAGGAAGGTGATAAAAATGAAACCTTCCTATTTATAAAAGTTAGGATAGATAACCATGGAGATCTTCCTTATCAAATATCTAACTTAGACTTTGAGCTAAAGGATGAAAATAATAAAACTTATGATCCTGAGGTGAATGTTTTAGACATCCCTGATGCCTTAGTATTAACAGCTGTCCAACCACATAGGAAGATAGAAGGTTATTTAATATTTAAAATCCCTGAAAATTTGGAAAAGTGTAAATTAGTTTATAAGCTTAATAAGGTTGAGGGTTATGTATTTGTTAGAAAGGAAATTCAGTGGAATATTAATTTAACAGATGTTAAAGAGTTAGATGAGTACTCTGTTATAAGAAAGTGA
- a CDS encoding NTPase: protein MRVFITGEPGVGKTTLIKRIYELLKDKYKVGGFITEEIREKGRRVGFKIKDFSGNEEILAYVGEGHPRVGKYRVYVKNLDKVLESLSWEDKDIILIDEIGAMEFKSKKFKEFLDKVLSSNKDLIATLHRHYVNKFKDFGRVIRLEKNNREEIFKHIVKVLENEGYVL, encoded by the coding sequence ATGAGGGTCTTTATAACTGGAGAGCCAGGAGTTGGGAAAACAACTCTAATAAAGAGAATTTATGAGCTGTTAAAGGATAAGTATAAGGTTGGAGGATTCATTACAGAGGAGATTAGAGAAAAAGGGAGAAGAGTAGGTTTTAAAATAAAAGACTTCAGTGGAAATGAGGAAATCTTAGCCTATGTTGGAGAAGGCCATCCAAGGGTTGGGAAATATAGAGTTTATGTAAAAAATTTAGATAAAGTTCTTGAATCTCTAAGTTGGGAAGATAAAGACATTATTTTAATTGATGAAATTGGAGCAATGGAATTTAAAAGTAAGAAATTTAAAGAGTTCTTAGATAAAGTTTTAAGCTCTAATAAAGATTTGATAGCTACTTTACATAGACACTATGTTAATAAATTTAAAGACTTTGGTAGAGTTATAAGGCTTGAGAAGAACAATAGGGAAGAGATTTTTAAACACATAGTTAAGGTGTTGGAAAATGAAGGGTATGTGTTATAG
- the mmp10 gene encoding methyl coenzyme M reductase-arginine methyltransferase Mmp10 (Mmp10 (methanogenesis marker protein 10) is a cobalamin-requiring radical SAM methyltransferase that creates the methylarginine modification to methyl coenzyme M reductase.) has protein sequence MLLLDLKGEPGKDCRGFCKFCYFRKLDKKRVEPLGCKNCQFTIGCDYCTYSVRELNGPFLPIPLILMQLQSSLMFKRYEKVNITAGGDVSCYPNLVELCKAINDFGLKIHLGYTSGKGFNDIKIAERLVECGVDEVTFSVFSTDPKLREEWMNDKNSEKAIECLKYFCEHCEVHTAIIVIPGVNDQEVLYKTLSDLEEWGAKGVILMRFANTEEQGLILGNAPILEGIKVHTLEEFKEIVKEAYEEFNLRVTGTPLYDPVTGTPFAIAKEEKILEKLREKIEGEGTIITGNVSYPYLKKIFEGTEINVVKVNKDIADLITAKDLEKVNKKELKETVFIPEKAFVHDEVAKRILNRDIIVRVGSLTLDGEVSGVYTKKEALDYEIKAFEEFIRMINFFGYKR, from the coding sequence ATGTTACTTTTAGATCTAAAGGGAGAGCCTGGAAAAGACTGTAGAGGATTTTGTAAATTTTGCTATTTTAGAAAGTTGGATAAAAAGAGAGTTGAGCCACTTGGCTGTAAAAATTGCCAATTTACTATAGGTTGTGACTACTGTACATACTCAGTTAGGGAATTAAATGGCCCCTTCCTCCCAATCCCTTTAATTTTAATGCAACTACAAAGCTCTCTAATGTTTAAAAGATATGAGAAGGTTAATATTACTGCTGGAGGAGACGTTAGCTGCTATCCTAACTTAGTAGAGTTGTGTAAAGCTATAAATGACTTTGGCTTAAAGATACATCTTGGCTACACTTCAGGGAAGGGGTTTAATGATATAAAGATAGCTGAGAGATTGGTTGAGTGTGGAGTTGATGAAGTTACTTTCTCAGTATTCTCAACTGATCCTAAGTTAAGAGAGGAGTGGATGAATGATAAAAATTCAGAGAAAGCTATAGAGTGTCTAAAATACTTCTGTGAGCACTGTGAGGTTCACACAGCCATTATAGTTATCCCTGGAGTGAATGACCAAGAGGTTTTATATAAAACCCTCTCAGACCTTGAAGAGTGGGGAGCTAAGGGAGTAATATTAATGAGATTTGCAAACACTGAAGAACAAGGTTTAATATTAGGAAATGCTCCAATACTTGAAGGAATTAAGGTTCACACTTTAGAAGAGTTTAAGGAAATTGTTAAAGAGGCTTATGAAGAGTTTAACTTAAGGGTTACAGGAACTCCTCTTTATGACCCTGTTACAGGAACACCTTTTGCTATAGCTAAGGAGGAAAAGATATTAGAAAAATTAAGAGAGAAGATAGAAGGAGAAGGAACTATAATAACTGGAAATGTCTCTTACCCATATCTAAAGAAAATCTTTGAGGGAACAGAGATTAATGTGGTTAAAGTGAATAAGGATATAGCTGATCTCATAACAGCAAAAGATTTAGAGAAAGTAAATAAGAAGGAGTTGAAAGAAACAGTTTTTATTCCTGAGAAGGCATTTGTACATGATGAAGTAGCCAAAAGAATTTTAAATAGAGATATTATAGTAAGAGTTGGCTCTCTAACCTTAGATGGAGAGGTTAGTGGAGTTTATACAAAAAAGGAAGCTTTAGATTATGAAATTAAAGCCTTTGAAGAATTCATTAGAATGATAAATTTCTTTGGGTATAAGAGATGA